GAGTGCCGATGGCCCAGACGAGGGGAACGGGCACGACGGCGCCGATCAAGATCAGAATCGTGTAGATGACTCGGTAGGGGAAGATGCCCTTCGCGCCGAACAGGTACTCGAAACACTTTTCGCCGTAGTAATACCAGCCGATCAGAGTCGAGAATCCGAAAAGAAACGAGCACAGGGCCACGAGCGCGCTCGCGTAGGGGATTTGCGTATTCAGCGCGGCGGCGGTGAGATCCCCGCTGGCGTTCTGATAGGCGGCGTCTTGCCACATGCCCGACGAGAGAATGATGAAAGCCGTCATGCTGCACACGATGACGGTGTCCATGAAGACCTCGAAGACGCCAACCACTCCTTGCTCCGATGGGTGTTTCACCTTGGCGATGCCGTGAGCGATGGGTGCGCTCCCGAGCCCGGCTTCGTTCGACAGCACCCCCCGGCTGACGCCGGCGGCAATCGCGGAGCTCACACTGGCTCCGATGAAGCCTCCCGCCGCCGCCGACGGAGTAAATGCGTTCCCGAAGATGAGCGCGAACACGTGGGGGATCTGATCGAGGTTCATGAAGATGTAGGCGAATCCCATGACGAGGTAGATCACGATCATCGAGGGAACGAGCCTCTCGGCCACCAACGCGATGCGCTGGATACCTCCGAGGAGGACGAGGCCGCAGGCTACGGTGATGAGAACACCGGGAACCCAGGCATCGATTGTCGTCCCGAACGTCTGCTCCGAGGCCTTCATGAAAGTCTGGGCAATCGTATTGGACTGTGCCATGTTGCCCGTTCCGAGAAGGGCGGTGGCGGCCCCGAAGAGACAGAACATTTGTGCGAGCGGTCTCGCATAGCTCTTGCCCTTCAGCCCGTTGGAGATGTAGTACATGGGGCCGCTCGCCAGCTCGCCGGTCGCCGTCGTGACTCGGTAATGAACTCCGAGCACCGCCTCGGAGTATTTCGTGGCCATGCCCACGGCGGCGGTGACCCACATCCAGAAGATCGCGCCCGGTCCGCCCACGAGAATGGCGGTTGCCACCCCGCCGATGTTTCCGTTCCCCACCGTGGAGGCGAGTGCCGTCGAGAGGGCCTGAAACGGTGTGATCGTTCCTTCGATCCCGGCGGACTTTTGCTTCGAGATCCCAGCGAGCACCATCTTCAGCGCCGTGCCGAAGTGTCGGATCTGCACGAATCCTGTCCGCACGGTCAGGTAACCTCCGGCGACGACCAGCAAGGCGGGGATCATGTAGGGCTGATAAATGAAATTCGACAAAGCGTTGACGAAGTCGGTGAGTTGGTCCATCGTTCGGGTCCTTGAAGCTCAGGAGAAGAGTTGGCTGAGAAAGGGCGACAGGATGATGATGGCGATCGCCACCGGGCAAACGAAGCGGATGAGAAAACTCCACAGGGCCGTGCTGGGAAACCAGGCGTTCTCCGCGGTCAGCTCGCGGAGTGCTTTGTCGAGACCGAGAAAGTACGCGACGAAGATCGAGACGAGGAAGCCGCCGATGGGAAGGGAGTAGTTGTTCCAGAGCGTTGCCATGAGGCCAAGAAATCCGCCGAGCGGCAGGTTGGTCAGAAAGGCCACCGCGCCGTTGCCGAGCGCGCTCGGAATGGACAGAACGAAGGTGAAGAGTGTCAAGACGATGACGGCCTTTTTCCGCCGCCACCGGTACTCATCGATGAAATGCGAAACGGGCACTTCGAGTAGCGAGATCGTGGACGTCAGTGCCGCGGTCGCGAGCAAGATGAAGAATGCCATCCCGAAGAGCCTTCCACCCGGAAGCGTGGCAAAGAGCTGCGGAAGTACCTGAAAGATGAGCCCGGGGCCGGATGTGCTGGGGTCGAAGCCGGCGATGGAGAAGCCCGTGGGAAAGATGATGAACCCGGCGAGAAGCGCAATCATCGTATCGAGCCCGACCACCCACAGCGCCGACACTCCCAGGTTGTCCCTTCGGTTCATGTAGCTTCCGTAGGTGATGAGAGCGCCCATTCCGAGACTCAGAGAGAAGAAAGCCTGGCCGAGCGCGCCGGTAACCACTCGGAAATTCCAGAGCTTGCTGAAGTCCGGCTTCAGGTA
This portion of the Vicinamibacteria bacterium genome encodes:
- a CDS encoding sodium:alanine symporter family protein → MDQLTDFVNALSNFIYQPYMIPALLVVAGGYLTVRTGFVQIRHFGTALKMVLAGISKQKSAGIEGTITPFQALSTALASTVGNGNIGGVATAILVGGPGAIFWMWVTAAVGMATKYSEAVLGVHYRVTTATGELASGPMYYISNGLKGKSYARPLAQMFCLFGAATALLGTGNMAQSNTIAQTFMKASEQTFGTTIDAWVPGVLITVACGLVLLGGIQRIALVAERLVPSMIVIYLVMGFAYIFMNLDQIPHVFALIFGNAFTPSAAAGGFIGASVSSAIAAGVSRGVLSNEAGLGSAPIAHGIAKVKHPSEQGVVGVFEVFMDTVIVCSMTAFIILSSGMWQDAAYQNASGDLTAAALNTQIPYASALVALCSFLFGFSTLIGWYYYGEKCFEYLFGAKGIFPYRVIYTILILIGAVVPVPLVWAIGTLLNGFMAFPNLIGLIMLGGVVARLTKDFFSNRVAEA
- a CDS encoding sodium-dependent transporter, producing the protein MATSDRGTWGSRTGFILAAAGSAVGLGNIWGFPTQVGQGGGAVFVLVYLFCVFFVCAPIFISELLLGRGSEKGPVGAFRSFAPGTKWWLVGALGVMTGVGILSFYSVIAGWTVAYIGFMGFGNVGSTAEEIGSFFGSFTANGAANVGLTFFFLVLTAACILGGVREGIERVTKALMPLLIILLLVLAVRALTLPGAAEGLAYYLKPDFSKLWNFRVVTGALGQAFFSLSLGMGALITYGSYMNRRDNLGVSALWVVGLDTMIALLAGFIIFPTGFSIAGFDPSTSGPGLIFQVLPQLFATLPGGRLFGMAFFILLATAALTSTISLLEVPVSHFIDEYRWRRKKAVIVLTLFTFVLSIPSALGNGAVAFLTNLPLGGFLGLMATLWNNYSLPIGGFLVSIFVAYFLGLDKALRELTAENAWFPSTALWSFLIRFVCPVAIAIIILSPFLSQLFS